In Mycetocola zhujimingii, one DNA window encodes the following:
- a CDS encoding DNA repair helicase XPB, producing MSDGPLIVQSDRTVLLEVAHPLAEDARHDLAVFAELERAPEHIHTYRITRLGLWNARAAGHDSSDMLATLEKYSKFAIPQTVSLDIAETVSRYGRLIIERNDDKQLVLRSTDEAVLTEIAGAKRIAPLLIGHPSPDTYLVDAWARGQLKQELVKLGWPAEDLAGYTPGTPHRIDLREEDWHLRGYQQKAIDNFFEGGSGVVVLPCGAGKTLVGAGAMATAKTNTLILVTNTVSARQWRDELLRRTSLTEEEIGEYSGQVKEVKPVTIATYQILTAKRKGEYAHLALLDAMDWGLVVYDEVHLLPAPVFKLTAELQARRRLGLTATLVREDGREGDVFSLIGPKRFDAPWKEIEAQGYISPASCYEVRIDLPQSERLTYAAAADDDRYRLAATAPAKLDVVRDLVARHEGERILVIGQYLDQIDELAEELGAPKLTGSTPVDERERLFQAFRTGEITVLVVSKVANFSVDLPEATVAIQVSGSFGSRQEEAQRLGRLLRPKESGLSANFYTLVARDTVDQDFAQNRQRFLAEQGYSYTILDAGTLAA from the coding sequence ATGTCTGATGGCCCACTGATCGTCCAGAGCGACCGCACGGTTCTCCTCGAGGTTGCCCACCCGCTCGCCGAGGATGCACGTCACGACCTGGCGGTCTTTGCAGAACTCGAACGCGCCCCAGAGCACATCCACACCTACCGGATCACCCGGTTGGGGCTGTGGAACGCCCGCGCCGCCGGGCATGACTCGTCGGACATGCTCGCGACTCTCGAAAAGTACTCGAAATTCGCCATTCCCCAGACCGTATCGCTCGATATCGCCGAGACCGTGTCGCGCTACGGACGGCTCATCATCGAGCGCAACGACGACAAGCAACTGGTGCTTCGCTCGACGGACGAGGCGGTTCTGACTGAGATCGCCGGCGCGAAACGGATCGCACCGCTGCTCATCGGGCATCCGTCTCCCGATACGTATCTCGTCGACGCCTGGGCACGTGGCCAACTCAAGCAGGAGTTGGTAAAGCTCGGCTGGCCCGCCGAAGACCTCGCGGGGTACACCCCCGGCACACCCCACCGGATCGACCTCCGCGAGGAGGACTGGCACCTCCGCGGGTACCAGCAGAAGGCCATCGATAATTTCTTCGAGGGCGGCTCCGGAGTCGTCGTGCTCCCGTGCGGCGCAGGAAAGACACTGGTCGGTGCCGGTGCCATGGCAACCGCTAAGACGAACACCCTCATCCTCGTGACGAACACGGTATCTGCGCGGCAGTGGAGGGACGAACTCCTCCGGCGCACAAGCCTGACCGAAGAGGAGATCGGCGAGTACTCAGGCCAGGTTAAAGAGGTCAAACCGGTGACGATCGCCACGTACCAGATCCTCACCGCCAAGCGAAAGGGTGAGTACGCCCACCTCGCGCTCCTCGATGCCATGGACTGGGGACTCGTCGTCTACGACGAGGTCCATCTCCTGCCCGCCCCGGTGTTCAAGCTCACCGCCGAACTCCAGGCGCGCCGCCGACTCGGCCTCACGGCGACGCTGGTTCGAGAGGACGGCAGGGAAGGCGACGTGTTCAGCCTCATCGGTCCCAAGCGGTTCGATGCGCCCTGGAAGGAGATCGAAGCCCAGGGCTACATCTCGCCGGCGAGCTGCTACGAGGTTCGGATCGACCTCCCCCAGTCCGAGCGACTGACGTACGCCGCTGCGGCCGACGACGACCGGTACCGTCTCGCTGCGACGGCACCGGCAAAACTCGACGTCGTCCGTGATCTCGTCGCGCGACACGAGGGGGAACGCATCCTCGTCATCGGCCAGTACCTCGACCAGATCGACGAACTTGCCGAGGAGCTTGGCGCCCCCAAACTGACCGGGTCAACACCGGTCGACGAACGCGAGCGGCTGTTCCAGGCGTTCCGCACAGGAGAAATAACCGTTCTCGTGGTGTCGAAGGTGGCCAACTTCTCTGTTGACCTCCCCGAAGCGACCGTAGCGATCCAGGTGTCGGGATCATTCGGGTCGCGGCAGGAAGAAGCCCAGCGGCTCGGCCGGCTTCTCCGCCCCAAGGAATCGGGGCTTTCGGCCAATTTCTACACGCTCGTCGCGCGCGACACGGTGGACCAGGACTTCGCACAGAACCGGCAGCGGTTCCTCGCCGAGCAGGGATACAGCTACACGATTCTCGACGCTGGCACCCTCGCTGCCTGA
- a CDS encoding C40 family peptidase: MAVNSNPFDGESEKIDPSASHRVALRSPRPVRSQRSAVTPVAPATRTAKPAPKESVWRKFRSTAIMAIVVPGLFGTVALPAYAFSPTATDDAAASSTLQTLKESGAQSLSVDEGVTAATVVRDGYSATTAAELANARAVAEAAEAETRRAEFATQQTSFTGPTASDHLASPAHPSNLSLDQVFNVALQYQGVPYVYGGATPAGFDCSGFVKYVYAQFGIDMPHSSTAQGNMGTRIPVADAVPGDLVVSAGHIGFYAGDNKILHASRPGTPLRIGPIYADNWWIVRIGI; this comes from the coding sequence TTGGCCGTAAACAGCAACCCGTTCGACGGCGAGTCGGAGAAGATCGACCCGTCAGCGTCCCACCGGGTGGCCCTGCGCTCACCCCGTCCGGTTCGCAGCCAGCGCAGCGCAGTGACCCCCGTAGCCCCGGCAACACGGACCGCGAAGCCCGCTCCCAAAGAGAGCGTATGGCGTAAGTTCCGGTCGACAGCCATTATGGCGATCGTGGTCCCCGGGCTTTTCGGCACTGTCGCGCTTCCCGCGTACGCATTCTCACCGACCGCAACCGACGACGCAGCAGCCTCGTCCACCCTCCAGACTCTCAAGGAGTCCGGGGCGCAGTCGCTCTCCGTCGACGAAGGCGTGACCGCTGCCACCGTGGTGCGGGATGGGTACTCGGCAACGACAGCGGCAGAACTCGCCAATGCGCGAGCCGTCGCAGAAGCGGCAGAGGCGGAGACCCGCCGCGCCGAATTCGCAACCCAGCAGACCTCGTTTACCGGGCCGACGGCATCCGATCACCTGGCCAGTCCCGCCCACCCCTCGAACCTCAGCCTCGATCAGGTCTTCAACGTCGCCCTGCAGTACCAGGGCGTCCCATACGTCTACGGCGGAGCGACTCCCGCCGGCTTTGACTGCTCGGGATTCGTCAAGTACGTCTACGCGCAGTTCGGCATTGACATGCCGCACTCCTCGACCGCCCAGGGCAACATGGGTACCCGGATTCCGGTTGCCGACGCCGTTCCCGGCGACCTCGTCGTCAGCGCAGGACACATCGGCTTCTACGCCGGAGACAACAAGATTCTCCACGCCTCACGGCCGGGCACCCCGCTCCGCATCGGTCCGATCTACGCAGACAACTGGTGGATCGTCCGGATCGGAATCTAA
- a CDS encoding multidrug ABC transporter ATPase has translation MTDNNPQNISRFERVLAFMLLGLVILSVGTFLAIIIGTWQGMGSSDFASGIWPVVVMVPYIGPPLAFILLITLMITSVVRRSRDNKRTLTQR, from the coding sequence GTGACCGACAATAATCCGCAGAACATCAGCCGTTTTGAGCGAGTCCTCGCCTTCATGCTGCTCGGGCTTGTCATCCTCTCCGTCGGAACGTTCCTCGCCATCATCATCGGCACCTGGCAGGGAATGGGGTCAAGCGATTTCGCCAGCGGTATCTGGCCTGTGGTCGTGATGGTGCCGTACATCGGCCCCCCCCTGGCATTCATCCTTCTGATCACGCTGATGATCACGAGCGTGGTCCGGCGCTCCCGCGACAACAAGCGCACGCTCACGCAGCGCTGA
- a CDS encoding DUF1295 domain-containing protein — translation MNPLTLVLIVFAVTCAFCWIASLITKDTSWVDRLWSVVPAVYVWIFAISGTAAAEDAGRLTLMAVLVTAWAVRLTFNFARRGGYTGMEDYRWAILRARMKPWQFQLFNLFFIVLYQNALLVLITLPALVAWQDPTPLNGWDGVFAVLFVAFLIGEFTADQEQWNFHEAKKRRAGDLGPGFLTSGLFRFSRHPNYFFEQAQWWTFYAIGATAAVSAGNGLWGGVINWTIIGPVLLTLLFIGSTIFTESISASKYPAYADYRRSTSMLIPWPPKQRQGEPHLV, via the coding sequence ATGAACCCGCTCACTCTCGTACTCATCGTGTTCGCCGTCACGTGCGCGTTCTGCTGGATCGCGTCCCTGATCACGAAAGATACGTCGTGGGTCGACCGGCTGTGGTCGGTCGTTCCTGCGGTCTACGTCTGGATATTCGCGATCTCGGGCACAGCGGCCGCGGAGGATGCCGGTCGGCTCACGCTGATGGCTGTTCTCGTCACGGCATGGGCCGTGCGTCTGACCTTCAACTTCGCGCGGAGGGGCGGATACACCGGGATGGAGGACTACCGCTGGGCCATCCTCCGCGCACGGATGAAACCGTGGCAGTTCCAGCTCTTCAACCTCTTCTTTATCGTGCTGTACCAGAACGCGCTCCTGGTGCTGATCACGCTGCCCGCTCTCGTGGCGTGGCAGGACCCCACTCCGCTGAACGGGTGGGACGGCGTGTTCGCCGTACTGTTCGTCGCGTTCCTGATTGGCGAGTTCACCGCGGACCAGGAACAGTGGAACTTCCACGAGGCAAAGAAGCGCAGGGCGGGAGACCTCGGTCCGGGCTTCCTCACCTCGGGTCTCTTCAGATTCAGCCGGCACCCCAATTACTTCTTTGAGCAGGCACAGTGGTGGACGTTCTACGCGATCGGGGCGACAGCAGCGGTCTCGGCGGGAAACGGCCTGTGGGGTGGGGTCATCAACTGGACGATCATCGGCCCGGTGTTGCTGACCCTGCTCTTTATCGGCTCAACGATCTTCACCGAGTCCATCAGTGCGTCGAAATACCCCGCGTACGCCGATTACCGGCGGTCAACATCGATGCTCATTCCCTGGCCGCCCAAGCAGAGGCAGGGAGAGCCGCATCTGGTTTGA
- a CDS encoding metal-dependent transcriptional regulator: MTDLIDTTEMYLRTILELEEENIVPLRARISERLSHSGPTVSQTVGRMERDGLVVVSGDRHLELTPTGRSKAVHVMRKHRLAERLLSDVIGLEWEYVHEEACRWEHVMSEQVERKLLAMLNHPTESPYGNPIPGLDELGDTPAGAFAHGVTNLVELVRGRSEPVTATIRRLGEPAQVDPELLLQLKQGGIMPGSVGVFSPAGSYVLVQVDGFGEGLELPNEVAGHIFVETP; the protein is encoded by the coding sequence ATGACTGATCTGATTGACACCACCGAAATGTACCTTCGTACCATCCTCGAACTCGAGGAAGAGAACATTGTGCCTCTCCGCGCGCGGATCTCCGAGCGGCTGAGTCACTCGGGACCGACAGTGTCACAGACCGTCGGTCGTATGGAACGTGATGGACTCGTGGTGGTCTCCGGCGACCGCCACCTTGAACTCACTCCGACCGGACGCAGCAAAGCCGTGCACGTCATGCGCAAGCACCGACTTGCCGAACGACTGCTCAGCGACGTCATCGGGCTCGAGTGGGAGTACGTCCACGAAGAAGCCTGTCGCTGGGAGCACGTCATGAGCGAGCAGGTCGAGCGGAAACTGCTCGCGATGCTCAATCACCCCACCGAATCGCCGTACGGGAACCCGATTCCTGGCCTCGACGAACTGGGCGATACGCCTGCCGGCGCGTTTGCACACGGCGTGACAAATCTTGTGGAGCTGGTTCGCGGCCGCAGCGAGCCGGTCACCGCGACGATCCGACGCCTGGGGGAGCCAGCGCAGGTCGACCCGGAGCTTCTTCTCCAGCTCAAGCAGGGCGGGATCATGCCAGGGTCCGTCGGGGTCTTCTCCCCGGCCGGGTCTTACGTTCTGGTTCAGGTTGACGGTTTCGGCGAAGGGCTGGAACTTCCCAACGAGGTTGCCGGGCACATCTTCGTCGAAACCCCGTAA
- the serC gene encoding phosphoserine transaminase, protein MPDIVIPNDLKPADGRFGCGPSKIRTEQVAALMEAAESLLGTSHRQAPVKNLVGGVREGLSALYSLPDGYEVVLGNGGSTAFWDAASFGLIERRSQNLTFGEFGSKFAAAAAAPWLEAPDVRKAPAGSRSTAEPVEGVDVYAWTHNETSTGVMAPVTRVTADPGALTVIDATSAAGGVMIDAAEADVYYFAPQKNFASDGGLWFALFSPAAIERVERIASSGRYIPEFLSLKNAVDNSRLNQTLNTPALATLVMLDNQVSWIRENGGLAWADSRTGESSSHLYDWAEKTSYTTPFVTDPADRSQVVVTIDFDDAVDAGAVAKALRANGIVDTEPYRKLGRNQLRVATFTAIEPEDIRQLTRSIEFVVDAL, encoded by the coding sequence ATGCCTGACATTGTGATTCCCAATGACCTCAAGCCAGCAGACGGGCGATTCGGCTGCGGCCCGTCCAAGATCCGAACCGAGCAGGTGGCGGCGCTGATGGAAGCCGCCGAGTCGCTGCTCGGCACCTCACACCGCCAGGCCCCGGTGAAGAATCTGGTCGGTGGCGTTCGCGAGGGCCTGAGCGCGCTGTATTCACTCCCGGACGGATACGAAGTTGTGCTCGGCAACGGAGGGTCGACCGCGTTCTGGGATGCCGCGTCCTTCGGCCTGATCGAACGCCGCAGCCAGAATCTCACGTTCGGCGAGTTCGGTTCGAAGTTCGCCGCTGCTGCTGCGGCGCCGTGGCTCGAGGCACCCGACGTCCGAAAGGCGCCCGCCGGGTCACGGTCGACGGCTGAACCCGTTGAGGGAGTCGACGTTTACGCCTGGACCCACAACGAGACATCCACGGGCGTCATGGCCCCGGTCACGCGAGTGACTGCCGACCCGGGCGCGCTCACGGTGATCGACGCGACGAGTGCAGCGGGTGGCGTCATGATCGACGCCGCCGAGGCTGACGTGTACTACTTTGCGCCACAGAAGAACTTCGCATCGGATGGCGGCCTGTGGTTCGCGCTGTTCTCGCCTGCCGCCATTGAGCGCGTCGAACGAATCGCATCGTCCGGTCGGTACATTCCGGAATTCCTCAGCCTGAAGAACGCTGTGGACAACAGCCGCCTGAATCAGACCCTCAACACCCCGGCTCTGGCTACCCTCGTCATGCTCGACAACCAGGTGTCGTGGATCCGAGAGAATGGCGGCCTCGCTTGGGCCGACTCCCGGACCGGGGAATCCTCGTCACACCTGTATGACTGGGCGGAGAAGACCTCCTACACCACACCGTTCGTCACCGATCCTGCAGACCGGTCGCAGGTCGTCGTGACAATCGATTTCGATGACGCTGTTGATGCGGGCGCTGTCGCGAAGGCACTTCGGGCAAACGGGATCGTTGACACGGAGCCCTACCGGAAGCTCGGTCGCAACCAGCTCCGCGTCGCAACGTTCACCGCGATCGAGCCGGAGGACATCCGTCAGCTCACCCGCAGCATCGAGTTCGTCGTCGACGCACTCTAG
- a CDS encoding DUF3027 domain-containing protein → MNPAENSTTDQPLEHDQTAPAADADSGFNAESTSVEPVERVNDTVTPDADPDDTSVDSAESHAPSDAVQETTETPAQQEVAAEQPDAPQPAVPEAAESEPTGHEPASTVSDMPKPAPVADDVLLASVDVAREALLKVTPASTIGEPTGHIVEDDNVLSLLFASTLPGYPGWNWTVTLARVGDDAPTVLETELLPGESALLAPVWVPWSERLADYHASQEAAEQEARLLAEAAAELEDDEDDDDDGFSILHAGDVDGVDVDEIDDSDESDDDESDDDDESDDDESDDDESDDDESDDDESDDDESDDDDESVDESDDAEPDDESDDDEAERSY, encoded by the coding sequence ATGAATCCCGCCGAGAACTCCACGACGGACCAGCCACTCGAACACGATCAAACAGCTCCCGCTGCCGACGCCGATTCAGGTTTCAACGCCGAATCGACCTCGGTCGAGCCGGTCGAGAGGGTGAACGACACCGTCACCCCTGACGCCGACCCGGACGACACGTCTGTCGACTCGGCGGAGAGCCACGCACCATCGGATGCGGTCCAGGAGACGACAGAGACGCCCGCGCAGCAGGAGGTCGCTGCCGAACAGCCGGATGCGCCCCAGCCCGCCGTTCCCGAGGCTGCCGAGTCGGAGCCGACCGGGCACGAGCCCGCGTCGACGGTTTCGGACATGCCGAAGCCCGCGCCCGTCGCCGACGATGTTCTCCTCGCCTCGGTCGACGTGGCTCGCGAGGCGCTGCTGAAGGTGACGCCCGCTTCGACGATCGGCGAACCGACCGGACACATCGTCGAAGACGACAACGTGCTCTCCCTTTTGTTTGCCTCGACTCTTCCCGGTTACCCCGGGTGGAACTGGACGGTGACGCTCGCACGTGTTGGCGACGATGCGCCCACCGTCCTTGAGACCGAACTGCTGCCGGGGGAGTCCGCGTTGCTCGCGCCGGTGTGGGTGCCGTGGTCCGAACGTCTCGCGGACTATCACGCGTCGCAGGAGGCCGCCGAGCAGGAGGCACGTCTTCTCGCGGAGGCAGCCGCTGAGCTGGAGGACGACGAAGACGACGACGATGACGGGTTCAGCATCCTTCACGCCGGCGATGTCGATGGCGTCGACGTCGACGAAATCGATGACTCCGATGAGTCGGACGATGATGAGTCGGACGATGATGACGAGTCGGACGATGACGAGTCGGACGATGACGAGTCGGACGATGACGAGTCGGATGATGACGAGTCGGATGATGACGAGTCGGACGATGACGATGAATCGGTCGACGAGTCGGATGACGCCGAACCGGATGACGAGTCCGACGATGACGAGGCCGAACGCAGCTACTGA
- a CDS encoding pyrimidine reductase family protein, translating to MTEPRIALLQGADGDLSDDEILALYAVRDRAASWLRVNFVSSVDGAATSAGLSAGLGSAADHRVFDLLRRLSDVVVVAAGTVRAEGYGPMRLPPDAAAWRVANGLSEHPVFAIVSASLRLDPSSRIFTDAPVRPVLVTVEDAPVERVEALSAVADVLVAGRLRVDTARMLALLAARGLRQVHCEGGPHLLGDLIGDDAVDELCLTISPVLEGAGASRIAAGVAGHVQRALELVHVLSADGNLLLRYVRRQPQDGAENVS from the coding sequence ATGACTGAACCACGGATCGCGCTCCTCCAGGGTGCAGACGGCGATCTCAGTGACGACGAGATCCTGGCGCTCTACGCGGTGCGCGACAGGGCAGCGTCGTGGCTGCGGGTGAACTTCGTGTCGAGCGTTGACGGTGCCGCCACCTCAGCCGGGCTGTCGGCCGGTCTCGGCTCCGCTGCGGATCATCGCGTGTTCGACCTGTTGCGACGGCTCTCCGATGTTGTGGTCGTTGCAGCGGGAACCGTGCGGGCCGAGGGCTATGGACCGATGCGCCTGCCGCCGGACGCGGCCGCGTGGCGCGTCGCCAACGGACTGTCGGAGCATCCGGTCTTCGCGATCGTCTCTGCCAGCCTGAGGCTTGATCCGTCGTCACGGATCTTCACAGATGCTCCCGTGCGGCCGGTTCTTGTCACCGTCGAGGATGCGCCGGTCGAGAGAGTCGAGGCGTTGTCTGCGGTCGCCGACGTGCTTGTTGCGGGGCGCTTGAGGGTGGACACGGCACGGATGCTTGCGCTCCTCGCTGCGCGGGGCCTTCGGCAGGTGCACTGCGAGGGCGGTCCGCACCTGCTCGGGGACCTCATCGGCGATGACGCGGTCGACGAGTTGTGCCTGACGATCTCACCGGTTCTCGAGGGTGCCGGCGCATCGCGCATCGCCGCGGGAGTCGCCGGTCACGTGCAGCGGGCTCTTGAGCTGGTGCACGTCCTGAGTGCTGACGGGAACCTGCTCCTCAGGTACGTCCGAAGGCAACCGCAGGACGGGGCGGAAAACGTCAGCTGA
- a CDS encoding cold-shock protein: MPTGKVKFYDDEKGFGFISSDDGQEVFLHASALPAGVTSVKAGTRLEFGIADGKRGVQALSVRVLDAPPSLVKLKRKPADDMAIIVEDLVKLLDGLGGDLRKGRYPDNAHSRKVALLLRRVADELDA, from the coding sequence ATGCCCACCGGCAAGGTTAAGTTCTACGACGACGAGAAAGGCTTCGGCTTTATCTCGAGCGATGACGGCCAGGAAGTTTTCCTGCACGCATCGGCTCTGCCCGCCGGCGTGACCTCGGTCAAGGCCGGTACCCGACTCGAGTTCGGGATCGCGGACGGAAAGCGTGGAGTTCAAGCGCTCTCGGTTCGCGTGCTCGACGCGCCCCCGAGCCTGGTCAAACTCAAGCGCAAGCCCGCTGACGACATGGCGATCATTGTCGAAGACCTCGTGAAGCTGCTCGACGGACTCGGCGGTGACCTGCGCAAGGGCCGCTATCCCGACAATGCACACAGCCGCAAGGTCGCACTATTGCTGCGCCGGGTAGCCGACGAACTGGACGCGTGA
- a CDS encoding HNH endonuclease, translated as MRTLVLNAGYEPLAIVSFRRALVLVMNEKAAIIEVDAANPVWGSDGAHERPAVIVLNRYVRIPASRRVPVTRRGVLRRDANRCGYCGKLAATIDHVIPRSRGGEDSWENLVACCLRCNNAKSNRTPAEMGWSLRIKPRMPHGPTWAVRGAEKAMPAWDQYLTPAAA; from the coding sequence ATGCGCACACTCGTGTTGAATGCCGGATACGAACCCCTTGCCATAGTGTCGTTCCGCCGGGCGCTGGTGCTGGTGATGAACGAGAAAGCGGCGATCATCGAGGTCGATGCCGCGAATCCCGTGTGGGGATCGGATGGTGCCCATGAAAGGCCTGCGGTGATCGTCCTCAACCGGTATGTGCGCATTCCCGCTTCGCGTCGCGTTCCCGTGACTCGTCGGGGCGTCCTTCGGCGGGATGCCAACCGGTGCGGATACTGCGGCAAACTCGCCGCGACCATCGACCACGTTATTCCCCGGTCACGTGGCGGCGAGGACTCCTGGGAGAATCTGGTGGCCTGTTGCCTGCGGTGCAACAACGCAAAGAGCAACCGCACGCCGGCTGAAATGGGCTGGTCCCTCAGGATCAAGCCACGGATGCCGCACGGTCCGACGTGGGCTGTGCGCGGGGCCGAAAAAGCGATGCCGGCCTGGGACCAATACCTCACGCCCGCCGCTGCCTAG
- a CDS encoding helicase-associated domain-containing protein — MTDIMTLAGSLRVRDDASLERLLTLRPPAPRGRVKDFFDLAESLLEVAGIRSALQRLDRHTLAVLSAATADSLTAAELADRIGTMSPDQVEDRAALAVESALLIRTETGFSALGPVSALLAEWPKTGFPDLAELATSPPPPAGARPSAASARSTDLSAADHAFQSTMATAELVVELLSQPVRELGKGGPALPERRRLARAMQVEEPAVDSYLDLAVRSNLASHETGGWHPTETGEKWLSASTADRWAVLARAWVEAIPGEVRSVLGARTEWGESLHSYARWLYPAGGEWLHGEVDRVAAHAELLGVTSGPSPAGQVLSTPGAALLTADADAAAAAMAHLFPAQVSQVYLQHDLSIIAPGPLQPDLDQTLRGFADLENRAQAFSYRLSQASINRALSSGVTARNMLAFLESISLTGIPQPVHYLISQAAGRFGTIRVGTIPSSASEPEAHSYVRSSDSALIGLLQVDQALTSLGLKRSGENRLVSRFEFEVVFWALSDARYPVAAETPDGALISLRRQRTTHAPVAPTAPDHSALIASLRSAQFGSPEDSRQAWVARLLDAAIRAKQTVTVTVQVPNSGPLEFVLEPTGVSGGRLRGRDKRSDIERTLPLSSILELK, encoded by the coding sequence ATGACGGACATTATGACCCTCGCAGGCAGCCTTCGCGTGCGGGACGACGCATCACTCGAACGCCTCCTGACGCTCCGTCCACCCGCGCCGCGGGGACGTGTCAAAGACTTCTTCGACCTCGCGGAAAGCCTCCTCGAGGTCGCCGGCATCCGTTCAGCGCTCCAACGCCTCGACAGGCACACCCTCGCGGTCCTGTCCGCGGCGACGGCCGATTCGCTCACCGCCGCTGAGCTGGCAGACCGGATCGGAACCATGAGTCCCGATCAGGTGGAAGACCGCGCCGCCCTCGCTGTCGAAAGTGCGCTGCTCATCAGGACGGAGACCGGGTTCTCCGCACTCGGCCCCGTGTCGGCACTTCTCGCCGAGTGGCCGAAAACCGGCTTTCCCGACCTCGCCGAGCTGGCAACATCCCCGCCACCCCCGGCCGGAGCGAGGCCAAGCGCGGCATCCGCACGGTCGACAGATCTCAGTGCCGCCGACCACGCCTTCCAGTCGACGATGGCCACCGCTGAACTCGTGGTCGAGCTTCTGTCGCAGCCGGTCCGTGAACTCGGCAAGGGTGGTCCGGCGCTTCCTGAACGGCGCCGACTCGCGCGGGCGATGCAGGTGGAAGAGCCTGCGGTCGACAGCTATCTCGATCTCGCCGTACGCAGCAACCTGGCATCGCACGAAACCGGCGGATGGCATCCGACCGAAACCGGTGAGAAGTGGCTGTCTGCGTCCACCGCTGATCGCTGGGCCGTCCTTGCGCGCGCATGGGTGGAGGCAATCCCCGGCGAAGTGAGGTCGGTGCTCGGCGCCCGGACCGAGTGGGGCGAATCGCTCCACTCATACGCGCGCTGGCTCTACCCGGCCGGCGGCGAGTGGCTTCACGGAGAAGTGGACCGGGTCGCAGCCCACGCGGAACTGCTCGGAGTGACGAGTGGCCCCTCTCCGGCAGGCCAGGTACTTAGCACGCCGGGCGCTGCGCTTCTCACAGCGGATGCCGACGCAGCCGCGGCAGCGATGGCTCACCTCTTCCCCGCCCAGGTCAGTCAGGTATACCTCCAGCACGACCTGTCGATCATCGCCCCCGGTCCACTTCAACCCGACCTCGACCAGACGCTTCGCGGCTTTGCCGACCTCGAGAACCGCGCACAGGCGTTCAGTTACCGACTCTCACAGGCGAGCATCAACCGGGCACTGTCTTCGGGAGTCACTGCCCGCAACATGCTGGCATTTCTCGAGAGCATCTCCCTCACCGGAATCCCGCAGCCCGTTCACTACCTCATTTCGCAGGCCGCCGGGCGGTTCGGGACCATCCGGGTGGGAACGATTCCGTCAAGCGCAAGCGAGCCGGAGGCACACAGCTACGTGCGCTCGAGCGACAGCGCGCTGATCGGCCTGCTCCAGGTTGACCAGGCCCTGACCTCGCTTGGTTTGAAGCGCTCAGGGGAAAACCGCCTGGTGAGCCGCTTCGAGTTCGAGGTGGTGTTCTGGGCGCTCAGTGATGCGCGGTACCCGGTTGCCGCCGAGACACCGGACGGCGCACTCATCAGCCTGCGGCGACAGCGAACAACGCATGCGCCTGTCGCCCCAACGGCTCCAGACCACTCGGCGCTCATCGCCAGTCTTCGTTCAGCGCAGTTCGGTTCCCCGGAGGATTCACGACAGGCCTGGGTCGCGCGCCTGCTCGATGCCGCGATCCGCGCAAAACAGACGGTCACGGTCACCGTCCAGGTGCCAAACTCAGGTCCGCTCGAGTTCGTTCTCGAGCCGACAGGGGTGTCCGGCGGTCGACTGCGCGGTCGCGACAAACGATCCGATATCGAGCGCACTCTCCCGCTGTCAAGCATCCTTGAACTGAAGTAG